A single window of Rubripirellula lacrimiformis DNA harbors:
- a CDS encoding YidC/Oxa1 family insertase periplasmic-domain containing protein translates to MERRLLTFIVSSTAFFLVYMLLREKFAPQPEAPPVAEMVDPAGDLLADADPKPELVDAGAVGPTGDKTAPDDASSDEIASNRPTDPEWITLGSMAADSGYHMLVTLNTRGAGIERIELTERDDKGKLKYHRVDIRIGYLGYLAAESATTVDGVVINVVGPGTPAQIAGLKVGDIITSIDGKPVTTRNGIDAALEKSVPGDQVDLEIVRSATQSPETVTVTLSQYPLDVVRLARDGGTDQIEGNLTRQSCLMLLSQVNRKSIDLGKNKIPGYASPADLIWSTSGTSDSDEGESVTLQVELSQAEMEAVGGQSVRLQRTYAVKPADYSIDMQLQVDNLGDEAQDLSYRLEGPNGVTLEGWWYSNKISPNFSGAAARDVVYNTAAEDHELVSGYELLKLAKKTPENPYRPIFAPDLDDSSRNLRYIGIDAQYFAVAYVPSEGVDSLTTFRRCVAGVVADPLAVPKNKERAVNASFVLDSVVANVPPGGSIRQELQMFAGPKDPEVLEPFGLGQFIYYGWFERFAKLLGGLLHLLSGVGNYALAIILLTVIVRGCMFPLSRKAAINAQKMQELAPELKKIAEKHKDDMEGRMKAQRELQQRVGFNPMAGCLPMFLQLPIFIGLYRALSVDIELRQQPVFSGTDWASNLAGPDMLAYWGDWLFDYMSGRGTGWLGPYFNILPVLVVGLFLAQQKMFMPPATDEQTAMTQKMMNVMTLMMGLFFFRVPAGLCIYFITSSLWGIGERILVKKTLPKTSHFDTSVLEGSAVPTDSGSSKPAAKKDSLVKRIQDSVKKPEPTFERPNKRKRPKK, encoded by the coding sequence GTGGAACGTCGTCTGCTTACGTTCATCGTCTCTTCGACGGCGTTTTTCTTGGTTTACATGCTGCTGCGCGAGAAATTCGCACCTCAGCCTGAAGCCCCACCGGTCGCGGAAATGGTCGATCCAGCTGGCGATTTGCTCGCTGATGCTGATCCCAAGCCCGAATTGGTGGATGCCGGCGCGGTCGGACCGACCGGTGATAAAACGGCCCCGGACGATGCGTCGTCCGACGAAATCGCATCCAATCGCCCCACGGATCCCGAGTGGATCACGCTGGGTTCGATGGCTGCGGATTCCGGCTACCACATGCTGGTCACCCTGAATACTCGCGGTGCGGGTATCGAACGGATCGAACTGACCGAACGGGATGACAAAGGAAAACTGAAATACCACCGGGTCGATATCCGAATCGGATACCTGGGATATCTGGCTGCCGAATCCGCTACCACGGTGGACGGTGTGGTCATCAACGTTGTGGGACCGGGAACTCCCGCCCAGATCGCCGGGTTGAAAGTCGGCGATATCATCACGTCGATCGACGGCAAACCGGTAACCACCCGCAACGGCATCGACGCGGCGCTGGAAAAATCGGTTCCTGGCGACCAGGTCGATCTGGAAATCGTGCGATCGGCGACCCAGAGCCCCGAAACGGTCACGGTGACCCTGTCGCAGTACCCGCTGGACGTCGTGCGGCTAGCACGCGACGGTGGAACCGATCAAATCGAAGGCAATTTGACCCGCCAATCTTGCTTGATGCTGCTCAGCCAGGTGAATCGCAAGAGCATCGATTTGGGGAAAAACAAAATCCCCGGATACGCCAGCCCAGCGGATCTGATCTGGAGCACGTCCGGCACCAGCGACAGCGACGAAGGCGAATCGGTCACCCTGCAAGTCGAACTTTCCCAGGCGGAAATGGAAGCGGTCGGAGGACAGTCGGTTCGACTGCAACGCACCTATGCCGTCAAACCAGCCGACTATTCGATCGACATGCAACTGCAGGTCGACAATCTAGGCGACGAAGCACAAGACTTGTCTTATCGCTTGGAAGGCCCCAACGGCGTGACCCTAGAAGGTTGGTGGTACAGCAATAAAATCAGCCCCAACTTCTCTGGCGCCGCCGCCCGCGACGTGGTCTACAACACTGCCGCCGAAGATCACGAACTGGTCAGCGGCTATGAACTGCTGAAACTGGCTAAAAAGACCCCGGAGAATCCTTATCGGCCGATTTTCGCCCCCGACTTGGATGACTCCTCACGCAACCTTCGCTACATCGGCATCGATGCGCAGTACTTTGCGGTCGCCTATGTGCCCAGCGAAGGTGTCGATTCGCTAACCACATTCCGTCGCTGCGTAGCCGGAGTCGTCGCCGATCCGTTGGCCGTTCCAAAGAACAAAGAACGCGCGGTGAATGCTTCGTTCGTGCTCGATAGCGTGGTCGCCAATGTCCCGCCCGGTGGATCGATTCGCCAAGAATTGCAGATGTTCGCCGGTCCCAAGGACCCCGAGGTTCTGGAACCCTTCGGACTTGGCCAATTCATTTACTACGGATGGTTTGAACGATTCGCGAAACTGTTGGGCGGATTGCTTCACCTGCTTTCGGGCGTCGGCAACTATGCCCTGGCGATCATCCTGCTGACGGTCATCGTCCGCGGTTGCATGTTCCCACTAAGCCGCAAAGCGGCCATCAACGCCCAGAAGATGCAGGAACTGGCTCCCGAACTGAAGAAGATCGCCGAGAAGCACAAGGACGACATGGAGGGGCGGATGAAGGCCCAGCGGGAACTCCAACAACGCGTTGGGTTCAATCCGATGGCCGGCTGCCTGCCGATGTTCCTGCAATTGCCGATCTTCATCGGGCTCTATCGCGCCCTGTCGGTCGACATCGAACTACGCCAACAGCCCGTTTTCAGCGGTACCGATTGGGCATCCAACCTGGCCGGCCCCGACATGCTGGCCTATTGGGGCGACTGGTTGTTCGATTACATGTCGGGCCGGGGAACAGGATGGTTGGGACCCTATTTCAACATCCTGCCGGTCCTAGTGGTCGGTCTGTTCTTGGCTCAGCAGAAGATGTTCATGCCGCCGGCGACGGACGAACAAACCGCCATGACGCAAAAGATGATGAACGTCATGACGTTGATGATGGGACTGTTCTTCTTTCGCGTTCCTGCGGGCCTGTGCATCTACTTCATCACCAGCAGTCTGTGGGGCATTGGCGAACGAATCTTGGTCAAGAAAACGCTTCCCAAGACATCCCACTTTGATACTTCCGTCCTAGAAGGGTCGGCAGTTCCCACAGATTCGGGATCGTCAAAACCGGCTGCGAAGAAAGATTCGTTGGTCAAACGAATTCAGGACAGCGTGAAGAAGCCCGAGCCGACTTTCGAGCGTCCCAACAAACGGAAGCGTCCGAAGAAGTAG
- a CDS encoding HEAT repeat domain-containing protein has translation MEGLPTIFRRPFAYALSACFAAVCITVPIASADEAQWVWANGRTISDAIPEGETCLFRKPINLRVPAEGKIEITADDEYELFFNDQLIGTGTSSSEMQTYDISDRLEVGRNMIAVRVVNTRGNTAALAARVSIRPEKQDKWFTFSTDRTWKASTSDHPMWETVMFNDRLWDSPTEFGKLGDTAPWDRQEHVAAETQTEQRERFQIQKGFGVQRVLDDEQTGSVIAMTFNEFGHIILSQEGGPLLLVMDNDDDGIPEHVRTYCDQVTSCQGILALNGEVFVTGQGPDGSALYRLTDKDRDGTLEEVHTIVKLDGSPGEHGAHGIRLGPDGMIYVVLGSHVQATGKTGPGETLTDAYEGDLLPRYEDPAGHGRGIRAPGGTVIRTNADGSVVERVAGGIRNAYDLVFHPSGGMFVHDADMEADVDTAWFRPTALYDVTEGGEFGWRTGWAKWPEYYVDRLPNLLDTGRGSPTGAACYEHYMFPVRYHNSLFLADWSEGRILNVRLKPRGSGYIADSEVFLKGQPLNVTDLEVGPDGALYFCTGGRGTAGGVYRVVYKGEIPERMKKLGTGIAAAIRQPQLESAWARQEIASIKRELGDKWGQMVAGVAYSDDNPSHYRTRAMDLMQLFGPVPSEDLVIELSRSGNEAVRARAARLMGLHPGKRSAAELVELLSDGDAFVRRTACEAILRSGQFPSDVDAVIPLLGEDDRTLAFVARRVLERIDTEKWRGEVLASPDPRISIVGMLGLINADPTEATALQVLERSSELMKEFLSDVDFVDTLRLCQVALHRGKVSPDKVPELSIQIAEEFPAGDNRMNHELIRLCAYLQSDGVAERALDYINNTDHADVDRTLVAMCLQFLSHDWTANQRFQILKYYENTANAVTSGSLSMYLMAVTRDFARSLSDEDVKAILEQGSVWRNAALAAIYKLPRPIDNETAETLRTLDQQLIANPRPGDVERRLRTGIIAMLASAKDDESAAYLRKLWRTEPERRAVIAMALAQHPDGENWDYLVRSLNVLEDETGDEVVKALRTVSVATDDPMALRQLIILGLRAEQDGREIENVERLLEHWTGMQRPPSEKSASGSLTMRPWQKWYAKAHPDRPSAELPKADESRWDFDQLVNYLDSDDGSQGDPNYGLDAFAKAKCNQCHQVNRDGPAIGPSLNGLAKRFSKREILESILYPNHVVSDQYASKKVLTLDGRVLVGMVSQMTNRTLEIRDANNQVTTIPESEVDQVLPSNSSIMPSGLLDSLTLEEISDLMAYMGVSSAVEIASRP, from the coding sequence ATGGAAGGCCTCCCCACGATTTTTCGCCGCCCCTTCGCTTATGCGCTGTCGGCATGCTTTGCCGCTGTGTGCATCACCGTTCCAATCGCTTCGGCGGACGAAGCCCAGTGGGTTTGGGCGAACGGACGAACCATTTCGGACGCGATCCCCGAGGGCGAAACATGCCTGTTCCGCAAACCGATCAACCTGCGGGTGCCGGCCGAAGGCAAAATCGAAATCACCGCCGACGACGAATATGAACTGTTCTTCAACGATCAGTTGATTGGCACCGGAACGTCGTCCAGCGAAATGCAGACCTACGATATCAGCGACCGATTGGAAGTCGGCCGCAACATGATCGCGGTCCGCGTCGTGAACACTCGCGGCAACACCGCAGCACTGGCTGCTCGCGTTTCCATCCGTCCCGAAAAACAGGACAAGTGGTTCACGTTCAGCACCGACCGCACCTGGAAGGCCAGCACCAGCGATCATCCGATGTGGGAAACCGTCATGTTCAACGATCGGTTGTGGGATTCCCCGACCGAATTCGGAAAACTCGGTGACACCGCCCCTTGGGATCGCCAAGAACATGTCGCTGCCGAAACCCAGACCGAACAACGCGAACGATTCCAGATTCAAAAAGGATTCGGTGTTCAACGCGTCTTAGACGACGAACAGACCGGATCGGTCATCGCGATGACGTTCAACGAATTTGGACACATCATTTTGTCCCAAGAAGGTGGCCCACTGCTGTTGGTTATGGACAACGACGACGACGGCATCCCCGAACATGTCCGCACGTATTGCGATCAAGTGACATCGTGCCAAGGCATCCTAGCGCTTAACGGCGAAGTCTTCGTCACCGGCCAGGGCCCCGACGGCAGCGCCCTGTACCGTTTGACCGACAAGGATCGCGACGGAACGCTGGAAGAAGTGCACACGATCGTCAAACTCGATGGCAGCCCCGGCGAACATGGTGCCCACGGTATCCGGCTTGGCCCGGACGGGATGATCTATGTTGTGCTGGGCAGCCATGTCCAAGCGACCGGCAAGACCGGCCCTGGCGAAACCCTCACCGACGCGTACGAAGGCGACCTGCTGCCCCGTTACGAAGATCCGGCCGGACACGGACGCGGCATCCGCGCACCTGGTGGCACCGTGATTCGAACCAACGCCGATGGCAGTGTGGTCGAACGCGTCGCCGGCGGCATCCGCAACGCCTACGATTTGGTGTTCCACCCTAGCGGCGGCATGTTTGTGCACGACGCCGACATGGAAGCCGATGTTGACACCGCATGGTTCCGCCCGACCGCACTTTACGACGTCACCGAAGGCGGTGAATTCGGATGGCGAACCGGATGGGCCAAATGGCCTGAATACTACGTCGACCGATTGCCCAACCTATTGGACACCGGACGCGGCAGCCCGACCGGCGCCGCCTGCTACGAACACTACATGTTTCCCGTCCGCTATCACAATTCGTTGTTCTTGGCCGATTGGTCCGAAGGGCGAATCTTGAATGTGCGTTTGAAGCCACGCGGCAGCGGATACATTGCCGACAGCGAAGTCTTTCTGAAAGGCCAACCGCTGAACGTCACCGACCTGGAAGTTGGTCCCGACGGTGCCCTGTATTTCTGCACCGGCGGTCGCGGAACCGCAGGCGGAGTCTATCGCGTCGTCTACAAGGGCGAGATTCCCGAACGCATGAAGAAACTTGGCACTGGGATCGCTGCGGCCATCCGCCAACCGCAACTGGAATCCGCTTGGGCCCGCCAAGAAATCGCATCGATCAAACGCGAATTGGGTGACAAATGGGGACAGATGGTCGCCGGTGTTGCGTACAGCGACGACAACCCATCGCATTACCGAACTCGCGCCATGGACCTGATGCAACTCTTTGGCCCGGTCCCCAGCGAAGACCTTGTGATCGAATTAAGCCGATCCGGAAACGAAGCCGTTCGAGCACGCGCGGCCCGATTGATGGGGCTGCATCCCGGCAAACGAAGTGCTGCTGAATTGGTCGAATTGCTTTCCGACGGCGACGCGTTCGTGCGACGAACCGCCTGCGAAGCAATCCTGCGAAGCGGCCAGTTCCCATCCGATGTGGATGCCGTCATCCCACTGCTGGGCGAAGACGATCGCACACTCGCGTTTGTTGCCCGCCGCGTGCTGGAACGTATCGACACCGAAAAATGGCGTGGCGAAGTCCTGGCCAGCCCCGACCCACGCATCAGCATCGTCGGCATGTTGGGACTGATCAATGCAGACCCGACCGAAGCGACCGCGTTGCAAGTGTTGGAACGATCCAGCGAACTGATGAAGGAATTCCTTAGCGATGTGGACTTCGTCGACACGCTTCGATTGTGCCAAGTCGCGCTGCACCGCGGGAAAGTTTCCCCCGACAAGGTGCCCGAGCTTAGCATTCAAATTGCAGAAGAATTTCCGGCCGGCGATAACCGCATGAATCACGAACTGATTCGGTTGTGTGCCTACCTGCAATCCGACGGCGTCGCCGAGCGGGCGTTGGACTACATCAACAACACCGATCACGCCGACGTCGACCGAACACTGGTTGCGATGTGCCTGCAGTTCCTGTCCCACGATTGGACAGCGAATCAACGATTCCAGATCTTGAAGTATTACGAAAACACCGCCAACGCGGTGACCAGCGGATCGCTGTCGATGTACTTGATGGCGGTCACGCGTGACTTTGCTAGGTCGCTGTCCGACGAAGACGTCAAAGCGATTCTGGAACAAGGATCCGTGTGGCGGAACGCTGCCTTGGCGGCCATCTACAAACTGCCGCGCCCGATCGATAACGAAACCGCCGAAACGCTCCGCACGTTGGATCAACAACTGATCGCCAACCCACGTCCCGGCGACGTCGAACGTCGACTGCGCACCGGAATCATTGCGATGTTGGCGTCGGCCAAGGACGACGAATCGGCAGCCTACCTGAGAAAACTTTGGCGAACCGAACCGGAACGTCGAGCCGTCATTGCGATGGCGTTGGCCCAACATCCCGACGGCGAAAACTGGGATTATCTGGTCCGCAGCCTGAATGTTCTGGAAGACGAAACCGGCGATGAAGTCGTCAAAGCATTGCGGACCGTCAGCGTTGCCACCGACGACCCGATGGCGCTGCGACAGCTGATCATCTTGGGACTGCGTGCCGAACAAGACGGTCGCGAAATCGAGAACGTCGAACGATTGTTGGAACATTGGACCGGCATGCAACGACCGCCAAGCGAAAAATCGGCCAGCGGAAGCCTGACGATGCGACCTTGGCAAAAATGGTACGCCAAGGCTCACCCGGATCGCCCATCGGCCGAACTTCCCAAAGCGGACGAATCCCGCTGGGACTTTGACCAGTTGGTGAACTACCTGGACAGTGACGATGGCAGCCAAGGCGACCCCAACTATGGGCTGGACGCGTTTGCCAAAGCCAAATGCAACCAATGCCACCAAGTCAATCGTGACGGACCAGCCATCGGCCCATCGCTCAATGGATTGGCCAAACGATTCAGCAAACGCGAGATCCTGGAATCGATCCTGTATCCCAACCACGTTGTCAGCGACCAATACGCCAGCAAGAAAGTTCTGACGCTCGACGGACGGGTCCTGGTCGGCATGGTCAGCCAGATGACGAACCGCACTTTGGAGATCCGAGACGCCAACAACCAGGTGACGACGATCCCCGAATCGGAAGTCGATCAGGTGCTGCCCAGCAACAGCAGCATCATGCCAAGCGGGCTGCTAGATAGTTTGACGCTGGAAGAAATCAGCGACTTGATGGCCTACATGGGCGTCAGTTCGGCGGTCGAGATCGCATCGCGACCGTAA
- the moaC gene encoding cyclic pyranopterin monophosphate synthase MoaC has product MSGTPHFDQDGNAHMVDVSAKTPTVRKAVASGELRMLLTTAETIRAGTARKGDVLAVARLAAIQATKWTQNLIPLCHAIPIESVSIDFQWAAADRLRCLATVQTTGKTGVEMEAMTAVSVGCLTVYDMVKGIDREIQIGEIMLLEKSGGKSGHFVRQ; this is encoded by the coding sequence ATGAGCGGCACACCTCATTTTGACCAAGACGGAAATGCCCACATGGTGGACGTTTCGGCAAAGACACCCACCGTCCGCAAAGCGGTGGCATCGGGCGAATTGCGAATGTTGTTGACGACCGCTGAAACGATCCGAGCTGGAACCGCCCGCAAAGGCGATGTGTTGGCGGTCGCCCGATTGGCAGCCATCCAGGCCACCAAGTGGACTCAGAATCTAATCCCGCTGTGCCATGCGATCCCGATCGAATCGGTCTCGATCGATTTCCAGTGGGCGGCTGCCGATCGTTTGCGATGCCTGGCCACCGTCCAGACGACGGGGAAAACCGGCGTCGAAATGGAAGCGATGACGGCCGTATCGGTCGGCTGTTTGACGGTCTATGACATGGTCAAAGGGATCGATCGCGAGATTCAGATCGGGGAAATCATGCTGTTGGAAAAGAGCGGTGGCAAATCGGGCCATTTCGTCCGCCAGTAA
- a CDS encoding helix-turn-helix domain-containing protein, translating to MKVFTTGQVAKICKVAPRTVSKWFDSGRLKGYRIPGSQDRRIPREYLIKFLKEHGMPLGDLEDEAMAKCLIVAQDQVLIENLKRELPPEKAFKVAVAASGFEAGIQAESFNPDCIIVDFSIGKIEAVQICQNLRKNIDFTDIVLIALLPDDGQPMSFDRSSINETFKKPFDAHLLAERLRTLVGAKKELV from the coding sequence ATGAAGGTCTTCACAACTGGACAGGTCGCTAAGATCTGTAAAGTAGCACCCCGGACCGTATCGAAATGGTTCGACTCGGGGCGTTTGAAAGGCTATCGAATTCCTGGATCCCAGGATCGAAGAATTCCGCGAGAGTACTTAATTAAGTTTCTCAAAGAGCATGGTATGCCCCTGGGCGACTTGGAAGACGAAGCGATGGCAAAGTGCCTGATCGTCGCCCAAGACCAGGTGCTGATTGAGAACCTGAAGCGAGAACTTCCTCCCGAAAAAGCGTTCAAAGTGGCAGTCGCCGCGAGCGGTTTCGAGGCTGGAATTCAAGCTGAAAGCTTCAATCCGGATTGTATCATCGTTGACTTTTCGATCGGCAAGATCGAGGCAGTTCAAATCTGCCAGAACTTGCGAAAGAACATCGACTTCACTGATATCGTCCTGATCGCATTGCTGCCCGACGACGGGCAACCAATGAGCTTCGATCGAAGCAGCATCAACGAAACATTCAAAAAGCCATTCGATGCCCACTTGTTGGCCGAACGCTTGCGAACTCTCGTCGGTGCGAAAAAAGAATTGGTCTAG
- a CDS encoding M42 family metallopeptidase — MDVSARQFFDEAITTPSPSGFEEPIQKLIGDYIRPSTDDLRIDLHGNLIASAGDKSGPRLMYAGHCDQIGMLVSYIDDLGFLYAQTIGGWDPQQLIGQSMTVWTDTGPVSAVISRKPIHLLKPKEREQVVGLHELWLDIGAKDKADAESLVRVGDPITLELKIRNLMHDRVTGPGMDNKTGMWTVMEALRRSVAAADSLRCHLHSVATVQEEIGLRGAKTAAGSINPSVAIAVDVTHASDCPTIEKQMQGDISIGGGPVIFRGPNINRKVAARLIQLCETHSIPYQLAAVGRATPNDANALQVHGGGVATGLVAIPNRYMHSAVEVVSMSDIDHAADLLAAFATALSSDDDFTPGE; from the coding sequence ATGGACGTTTCTGCTCGCCAGTTTTTCGACGAAGCCATCACCACCCCCAGTCCGTCGGGGTTCGAAGAACCGATCCAGAAATTGATCGGCGATTACATCCGCCCCTCGACGGATGACCTTCGAATCGATTTGCACGGAAACCTGATCGCATCGGCCGGTGACAAGTCTGGTCCCCGGCTGATGTACGCCGGTCACTGCGACCAGATCGGAATGTTGGTTTCTTACATCGATGATCTAGGGTTCCTGTACGCACAGACGATCGGCGGCTGGGACCCACAACAGTTGATCGGGCAATCCATGACGGTATGGACCGACACCGGACCGGTGTCCGCCGTGATCAGCCGCAAACCGATTCACCTGTTGAAACCCAAAGAACGTGAACAAGTCGTTGGCCTGCACGAATTGTGGTTGGACATCGGGGCGAAGGACAAAGCGGATGCCGAGTCGTTGGTGCGCGTCGGTGACCCCATCACCTTGGAACTGAAGATTCGCAATCTGATGCACGATCGGGTCACCGGACCGGGCATGGATAACAAGACCGGGATGTGGACGGTCATGGAAGCGCTGCGTCGATCGGTCGCTGCCGCTGATTCGCTCCGCTGCCACCTGCATAGCGTGGCAACGGTGCAAGAGGAAATTGGACTGCGGGGTGCCAAGACGGCCGCCGGCAGCATCAATCCGTCGGTCGCGATCGCTGTGGATGTGACCCATGCGTCGGATTGCCCCACGATCGAAAAGCAGATGCAGGGTGATATCTCCATCGGTGGTGGCCCGGTGATCTTTCGCGGCCCGAACATCAACCGCAAGGTCGCAGCGCGGTTGATCCAACTGTGTGAAACCCATTCGATTCCCTATCAGCTAGCGGCCGTCGGACGGGCCACCCCGAACGATGCCAACGCACTGCAAGTCCATGGCGGTGGAGTGGCGACCGGATTGGTCGCGATCCCCAACCGATACATGCACTCGGCTGTGGAAGTCGTTTCAATGTCAGACATCGATCATGCCGCAGACCTGTTGGCCGCGTTCGCGACTGCACTTTCCAGCGACGACGACTTCACCCCCGGTGAATGA
- a CDS encoding response regulator — translation MAKVLLVEDSPTQAVEMRMLLEEASHEVIHVANGKLALAALGEHLIEVVVTDLEMPEMNGLELVEAMSLEYEHIPSVLVTARGSEELASKALQQGATGYVPKNHLQTMLNDTIVDVLGVFRTDASFAKLISTLQKNVFVFDMPNDSTLISPTVALLIQVASGMELLNGSTLVRVGVALEHALLNAMYRGNLQLGPSVTPAHRAIIYDDVTTDLIEKRKQSEPYKDRRVHVEATASKDEIRILVRDEGRGFDTSKLPGREDVQVVDTESGRGLVLMRSFTDELIFNEAGNEVTMIKYCR, via the coding sequence ATGGCAAAAGTATTGCTGGTAGAAGACAGCCCGACTCAGGCTGTCGAGATGCGAATGTTGCTCGAGGAAGCTTCGCACGAAGTGATCCATGTTGCCAACGGGAAATTAGCCCTCGCTGCGTTGGGCGAACATCTGATCGAGGTGGTGGTCACCGACCTGGAAATGCCCGAGATGAACGGCTTGGAATTGGTCGAAGCGATGAGTCTGGAATACGAGCACATCCCGTCGGTGCTGGTGACCGCTCGCGGCAGCGAAGAACTTGCGTCCAAGGCACTTCAGCAGGGCGCGACCGGTTACGTTCCCAAGAATCACCTGCAAACGATGTTGAACGACACGATCGTCGACGTCTTGGGGGTCTTTCGTACCGATGCCAGTTTTGCGAAGTTGATTTCGACGCTGCAGAAGAACGTCTTCGTCTTCGACATGCCCAATGATTCAACCTTGATCTCGCCCACCGTGGCGCTATTGATCCAAGTGGCATCGGGGATGGAATTGTTGAACGGCAGCACGTTGGTGCGTGTCGGGGTCGCGTTGGAACACGCTTTGTTGAATGCGATGTACCGTGGCAATCTGCAACTTGGCCCATCGGTCACGCCCGCCCACCGGGCGATCATTTACGATGACGTCACGACCGATTTGATCGAAAAGCGAAAGCAGAGCGAACCCTACAAGGATCGTCGCGTGCACGTCGAAGCGACGGCTAGCAAGGACGAGATTCGAATTTTGGTCCGTGATGAAGGACGCGGCTTCGACACCTCCAAACTGCCTGGCCGCGAAGACGTTCAGGTGGTCGATACTGAATCGGGACGCGGGCTGGTTTTGATGCGTAGCTTCACCGATGAATTGATCTTCAATGAAGCCGGGAACGAAGTCACGATGATCAAGTATTGTCGCTAG